The Nycticebus coucang isolate mNycCou1 chromosome 2, mNycCou1.pri, whole genome shotgun sequence genome includes a window with the following:
- the LOC128596375 gene encoding olfactory receptor 13C7-like, with translation MEVANESAGAEFVLMGLSDQPRLEKTFFVLILLMYLVILLGNGVLILVTALTSHLHTPMYFFLGNLSFLDICYTTSSIPLVLDGFLTPKKTISFSACAVQMFLSFAMGATECVLLGMMAFDRYVAICNPLRYPVVMNKSAYVPMAAGSWVAGGTNSLVQISLAVQLPFCGDNIINHFTCEILAVLKLACADISINVISMGVANVIFLGLPVLFIFISYIFILTTILKIPSAEGRKKAFSTCSAHLTVVVIFYGTILFMYAKPKSKDPLGADKQDVSDKLISLFYGVLTPMLNPIIYSLRNKDVKAAVRNLVFQRCFTP, from the coding sequence ATGGAAGTGGCCAACGAATCTGCTGGCGCGGAATTTGTCTTGATGGGGCTGTCAGATCAGCCAAGGCTGGAGAAGACTTTCTTTGTGCTCATTCTGCTGATGTACTTGGTGATCTTGCTGGGCAATGGGGTCCTCATCCTGGTGACTGCCCTCACCTCCCACCTGCACACGCCCATGTACTTTTTCCTGGGGAACCTCTCTTTCCTGGACATTTGCTACACAAcctcttccattcctctggtCCTGGACGGCTTCCTCACTCCCAAGAAAACCATCTCCTTCTCAGCATGTGCTGTGCAGATGTTCCTCTCCTTTGCCATGGGAGCCACAGAATGCGTGCTCTTGGGTATGATGGCATTTGATCGCTATGTGGCTATCTGCAACCCCCTTAGGTACCCCGTGGTCATGAACAAGTCTGCTTATGTGCCCATGGCTGCTGGCTCCTGGGTGGCTGGTGGAACCAACTCTTTGGTACAGATCTCACTTGCGGTACAGTTACCCTTCTGTGGGgacaacatcattaatcattttaCCTGTGAGATCCTGGCAGTTCTAAAGTTGGCCTGTGCTGACATCTCCATCAATGTGATCAGCATGGGGGTGGCCAATGTGatcttcctgggcctcccagttCTGTTCATCTTTATCTCCTACATCTTCATACTCACCACCATCTTAAAGATACCCTCAGCTGAGGGGAGAAAAAAGGCCTTTTCCACCTGCTCTGCTCATCTTACTGTGGTGGTCATTTTTTATGGCACTATTCTTTTCATGTATGCAAAGCCCAAATCCAAGGACCCCCTGGGGGCAGACAAGCAGGACGTTTCAGACAAGCTCATCTCCCTTTTCTATGGAGTGTTGACTCCCATGCTGAACCCCATCATCTACAGCCTGAGGAACAAGGACGTGAAGGCTGCTGTGAGGAATCTGGTATTTCAGAGATGCTTCACTCCTTGA
- the LOC128568465 gene encoding olfactory receptor 13C7 yields the protein MGTANQTTSVTEFVLLGLSAHPKLEKTFFVLILSMYLVILLGNGVLILATILDSRLHTPMYFFLGNLSFLDICYTTSSVPLILDSFLTPRKTISFSACAVQMALSFAMGCTECVLLSMMAFDRYVAICNPLRYPVVMSKAAYIPMAAGSWVAGTSASMIQTSLAMRLPFCGDNVINHFTCEILAVLKLACTDISVNVISMGVTNVIFLGIPVLFISFSYVFIIATILRIPSAEGRKKAFSTCSAHLTVVVVFYGTILFMYGRPKSKDPLGADKQDLADKLISLFYGVVTPMLNPIIYSLRNKDVKAAVRNLVFQRPFTR from the coding sequence ATGGGAACTGCCAACCAGACAACCTCTGTGACAGAGTTTGTTCTCTTGGGCCTCTCTGCCCACCCAAAGCTGGAGAAAACATTCTTTGTGCTCATCCTGTCAATGTACTTGGTGATCCTGCTGGGCAATGGGGTCCTCATCCTGGCGACTATCCTGGACTCCCGCCTACATAcgcccatgtacttcttcctgggGAACCTGTCCTTCCTGGATATCTGCTACACAACCTCTTCAGTCCCCCTCATCCTTGACAGCTTCCTGACCCCCAGGAAAACTATCTCCTTCTCAGCCTGTGCTGTGCAAATGGCACTCTCCTTTGCCATGGGGTGCACAGAGTGTGTGCTCCTGAGCATGATGGCGTTTGAtcgctatgtggccatctgcaaCCCCCTTAGGTACCCTGTGGTCATGAGCAAGGCTGCTTACATCCCCATGGCTGCTGGCTCCTGGGTGGCTGGAACTTCTGCCTCCATGATTCAAACATCCCTTGCGATGAGGCTGCCATTCTGTGGGGACAACGTCATCAACCACTTCACCTGTGAGATCCTGGCTGTCCTGAAGTTGGCCTGTACTGACATCTCAGTCAATGTAATCAGCATGGGGGTGACAAATGTGATCTTCCTAGGGATCCCAGTGCTGTTCATCTCTTTCTCCTATGTGTTCATCATTGCCACCATCCTGAGGATCCCCTCAGCTGAGGGGAGGAAAAAGGCCTTCTccacctgctctgcccacctCACAGTCGTGGTCGTCTTCTACGGGACCATCCTCTTCATGTACGGGAGGCCCAAGTCTAAGGACCCACTGGGGGCTGACAAGCAGGACCTCGCAGACAAGCTCATATCCCTCTTCTATGGGGTGGTGACCCCCATGCTGAACCCCATCATCTACAGCCTGAGGAACAAGGATGTGAAGGCCGCTGTGAGGAACCTGGTATTTCAGAGACCCTTCACCCGGTGA